Proteins encoded by one window of Salmonirosea aquatica:
- a CDS encoding helix-turn-helix domain-containing protein has translation MDNLHRFETINDYNTFNNNETLHPLVSVVDLSKASPRQASNMYFGFYTVFLKEVKCGDLRYGRHTYDYQEGTLVFIGPGQVVSVDSNGKTYQPKGFALVFHPDLLYGTALGGHMQDYTFFGYQSNEALHLSEREKRLVLECFSKIEYELEQGVDKHSKRLIVSNIELFLNYCIRFYDRQFITRDNVHQGTLESFEDLLNGYFRTDKPQTIGLPSVAWCADQLNLSANYFGDLVKKETGRSAQEYIQSRLMEIAKERIFDRSKTINEVAFELGFKYPQHFSRFFKERAGQSPNEYRRTVASEFHDN, from the coding sequence ATGGATAACCTACATCGGTTCGAGACAATCAACGACTATAATACCTTCAACAACAACGAAACGCTGCATCCGCTGGTGAGTGTCGTGGATCTGTCGAAGGCCAGCCCGAGGCAAGCTTCCAATATGTACTTTGGCTTTTATACGGTATTTCTAAAGGAGGTGAAATGCGGGGACCTGAGGTACGGGCGGCATACCTACGACTACCAGGAGGGTACCTTGGTATTCATTGGACCGGGGCAGGTAGTTAGCGTTGACAGCAACGGTAAGACGTATCAACCCAAAGGCTTCGCGCTGGTTTTTCATCCCGATCTGCTGTACGGCACCGCCTTGGGTGGCCACATGCAAGACTATACATTCTTCGGTTATCAGTCCAATGAAGCTCTTCACTTGTCGGAGCGGGAAAAGCGATTGGTATTGGAGTGCTTTTCGAAAATCGAATACGAATTGGAGCAGGGCGTCGACAAGCACAGCAAAAGATTGATCGTATCCAACATCGAATTGTTTCTGAACTACTGCATCCGTTTTTACGACCGCCAGTTCATCACCCGCGACAACGTACATCAGGGTACCTTGGAAAGCTTTGAAGATTTATTGAACGGGTATTTTCGGACCGATAAACCACAAACCATTGGTTTGCCTTCCGTGGCCTGGTGCGCTGATCAGTTAAATCTATCGGCCAATTACTTTGGCGATCTGGTAAAAAAAGAAACGGGCCGTTCCGCCCAGGAATATATCCAGTCCAGACTGATGGAGATTGCCAAGGAAAGGATCTTTGACCGGAGCAAAACCATTAATGAAGTAGCCTTTGAACTGGGCTTTAAGTACCCTCAGCATTTCAGCCGCTTTTTTAAGGAAAGAGCCGGGCAATCGCCCAACGAATACAGGCGAACCGTCGCTTCGGAGTTCCATGATAATTGA
- a CDS encoding (2Fe-2S)-binding protein, whose protein sequence is MAQYNLKINGKTRSVEADPATPLLWVLRDHLDLPGTKYGCGIAQCGACTVHLNSTAVRSCQLPVSAVGDEAVTTIEGLSEKGDHPVQQAWLEHDVAQCGYCQSGQIMSAAALLKGNPTPSDEDIDSAMSGNICRCGTYLRIREAIKTAAKS, encoded by the coding sequence ATGGCTCAATATAATCTGAAAATCAACGGAAAAACCCGCTCCGTCGAAGCAGACCCGGCCACCCCGCTGCTGTGGGTCCTGCGCGATCACCTCGACCTGCCCGGCACCAAGTACGGATGCGGTATTGCCCAGTGTGGCGCCTGCACGGTACACCTGAACAGCACGGCGGTACGGTCCTGCCAGCTGCCCGTTTCGGCGGTGGGCGATGAGGCCGTCACTACCATTGAAGGCTTATCTGAAAAGGGCGACCATCCGGTGCAGCAGGCTTGGCTCGAACACGACGTGGCCCAATGCGGCTACTGCCAGAGCGGCCAGATCATGAGCGCGGCAGCACTACTGAAGGGCAACCCTACTCCCAGCGATGAGGACATCGACTCGGCCATGAGTGGCAACATCTGCCGCTGTGGTACCTATTTGCGCATCCGGGAGGCGATCAAAACCGCCGCCAAATCATAG
- a CDS encoding xanthine dehydrogenase family protein molybdopterin-binding subunit: MENTKTTYNRRSFLKSSALAGGGLMLSFSWLSSAKAAEKMVELNLPEQWSELTGYIKITPDNVIKIMCPNPEFGQNVMTSLPMIIAEELDVDWKDVVVEMGPHDNTKLGPQFTGGSNSVRMYWKPLREAGAAARQMLCEAAAQTWGVPVGEVTAEAGVLHHSSSKSAKYGEMAGKAATLAVPKEIILKSPKGFSIVRKSKKNVEGQKIVTGKPLFGLDYRADGMLIAMIQHPPAFGMKLKSFDASQTLKMPGIKDVFRMKLYEEGFEQGGFDTRTFNDLLVVVGATTWEVMSARKKLVAQWEPAGDTKDFMMGRGGKREVIVPGGIESTSAQLKKMQEYAQKPAQQLRKDGDPETAFKNAAQVIERTYNAPFLAHNCMEPMNFFADVTDEKAVLAGPLQAPGWVEPTLSKLLNLPADKIEIQMTRMGGGFGRRAYGQYIYEAALISKQVKAPVKLIYSREDDMTYGIYRPMYTATYRAALDADKNLIAFHVKGGGIPEHPIHANRFPAGAVDNYLAEGWEIPSNITIGAFRAPRSNFNAAAEQSFLDELAEAMGKDPIEFRLELLKRAKENPVGKNNEYDPDRYAGVLTLVRDKSNWNKEGNEKYNRGVAAYFCHNSYAAHVVDMVTRDGQPYVERVFSAMDCGIVVNPDSAKNMVQGAVVDGIGNALYGALTHKNGSAEQTNFNNYRIIRHNEAPQKIEVHFVENDIDPTGLGEPPFPPVFGAVANALYKNTGKRHYNQPFSTSIVG, from the coding sequence ATGGAAAATACAAAAACAACTTATAATAGGCGGTCCTTTCTGAAGTCGTCGGCGCTGGCCGGTGGCGGGCTGATGCTCAGCTTTAGCTGGCTGTCAAGTGCGAAGGCCGCCGAAAAAATGGTGGAGCTGAACCTACCCGAGCAGTGGTCAGAACTCACGGGCTACATCAAAATCACACCCGATAACGTCATCAAAATCATGTGCCCAAACCCTGAGTTCGGGCAGAACGTCATGACTTCCCTCCCGATGATCATCGCCGAGGAACTGGACGTGGACTGGAAAGATGTGGTGGTGGAAATGGGGCCGCACGACAACACGAAATTAGGACCCCAATTTACGGGGGGGAGCAATTCGGTCAGGATGTATTGGAAGCCACTTCGGGAAGCAGGGGCTGCCGCCCGACAAATGCTGTGCGAAGCCGCCGCCCAAACCTGGGGGGTACCTGTCGGTGAAGTTACGGCCGAAGCCGGTGTATTGCATCATTCCAGCAGCAAGTCAGCGAAATATGGCGAAATGGCAGGCAAGGCAGCTACCCTGGCGGTACCCAAAGAAATCATCCTAAAATCCCCCAAAGGCTTTTCGATCGTACGGAAATCGAAGAAAAACGTTGAAGGCCAAAAAATAGTCACCGGTAAGCCCCTCTTTGGGTTGGATTACCGGGCTGACGGCATGCTGATCGCCATGATTCAGCATCCGCCGGCCTTCGGGATGAAGCTCAAATCGTTCGATGCTTCGCAAACGCTCAAAATGCCGGGCATCAAGGATGTTTTCCGAATGAAATTGTATGAAGAAGGTTTCGAGCAGGGCGGTTTCGATACCCGCACGTTCAACGATTTGTTGGTCGTAGTGGGCGCTACCACCTGGGAAGTAATGAGTGCCCGCAAAAAGCTGGTGGCTCAGTGGGAGCCTGCCGGCGATACCAAGGATTTTATGATGGGGCGGGGCGGTAAAAGGGAGGTTATTGTGCCGGGCGGAATTGAAAGCACCAGCGCCCAGCTTAAAAAAATGCAGGAGTATGCCCAGAAACCAGCGCAACAGTTAAGAAAAGACGGCGATCCCGAAACGGCCTTCAAAAATGCGGCTCAGGTGATCGAACGTACCTACAACGCGCCGTTTTTGGCCCATAACTGCATGGAGCCGATGAATTTCTTCGCCGATGTGACGGATGAAAAAGCGGTGCTGGCCGGGCCATTGCAGGCACCGGGTTGGGTAGAACCTACACTGTCAAAATTGCTGAACCTGCCAGCCGATAAGATTGAAATTCAAATGACCCGGATGGGGGGAGGTTTTGGTCGGAGAGCCTACGGCCAATATATTTACGAAGCGGCGTTGATTTCCAAACAGGTCAAAGCGCCGGTCAAACTGATCTACTCGCGGGAAGATGACATGACTTATGGGATCTACCGCCCCATGTACACGGCCACGTACCGGGCCGCTTTGGATGCCGATAAAAACCTAATTGCTTTCCATGTGAAAGGGGGCGGGATACCGGAGCATCCCATACACGCCAATCGGTTCCCCGCCGGGGCGGTGGACAACTACCTGGCCGAAGGATGGGAGATTCCGTCCAATATAACCATCGGGGCCTTCCGGGCACCACGCTCCAACTTCAACGCCGCCGCCGAGCAGTCGTTTCTGGACGAACTGGCCGAGGCCATGGGCAAAGACCCGATCGAATTCAGGCTCGAACTCTTGAAACGGGCCAAGGAAAATCCGGTTGGTAAAAACAATGAATACGATCCCGACCGCTACGCCGGTGTACTGACATTGGTGCGGGACAAGTCGAATTGGAACAAGGAAGGAAATGAAAAGTACAACCGTGGGGTTGCCGCGTATTTCTGCCATAACTCCTACGCGGCCCATGTGGTCGATATGGTGACGCGGGACGGGCAGCCCTATGTAGAGCGTGTGTTCAGTGCCATGGACTGCGGCATCGTGGTAAACCCAGATTCCGCCAAAAATATGGTGCAGGGCGCGGTGGTCGACGGAATCGGCAACGCATTGTATGGCGCTCTGACCCATAAGAACGGCTCGGCCGAGCAAACAAACTTCAATAACTACCGCATCATCCGTCACAATGAAGCCCCTCAGAAGATCGAGGTGCACTTTGTGGAAAATGACATCGACCCAACCGGGCTGGGCGAGCCGCCCTTTCCTCCCGTGTTTGGCGCAGTCGCGAATGCACTTTACAAAAACACCGGCAAGCGGCACTATAACCAGCCGTTCTCTACTTCGATCGTGGGGTAG
- a CDS encoding YifB family Mg chelatase-like AAA ATPase produces the protein MLSKTFGGAVYGVNASMITIEVTVSQGLRFFMVGLADSAVKESEQRVEASLKFSGYRMPRQKVVVNLAPADVRKEGSAYDLPIALCVLESSEQIKCERNLEDYVIMGELSLDGNLRPIKGVLPIAIEARRQGKKGFILPTENAPEAAIVNKLDVIGVQTMQEAVEFFEGKRDIEPLVVDTRDIFMNTVNDYEADFSHVQGQENIKRALEITAAGGHNAIMIGPPGAGKTMLAKRLPSILPPLSLQEALETTKIHSVAGKLGARSTLISRRPFRAPHHSISDAALVGGGSFPQPGEISLAHNGVLFLDELPEFKRTVLEVMRQPLEERKVSISRAKMAVEFPSNFMLIASMNPCPCGYYNHPEKECVCGPGVVQKYLNKISGPLLDRIDLHVEVTPVSFDQISSNRKSESSDAIRERVIKARERQTERFKDRNEIYSNAMMPPEMVKEICEIGDAGRALLRTAMDRLGLSARAYDRILKVSRTIADLADSDDIRIEHLAEAIQYRSLDRENWAG, from the coding sequence ATGCTTTCCAAAACCTTCGGCGGTGCGGTTTATGGCGTCAATGCTTCGATGATTACCATCGAAGTCACGGTCAGTCAGGGACTACGTTTCTTCATGGTAGGTCTGGCCGATAGTGCCGTCAAGGAAAGCGAGCAGCGTGTGGAAGCTTCCCTTAAATTCTCCGGCTATCGGATGCCCCGCCAGAAGGTGGTGGTCAATTTGGCCCCTGCCGACGTGCGGAAGGAAGGCTCGGCCTACGACCTACCCATTGCACTGTGCGTACTGGAATCCTCGGAACAGATCAAATGCGAACGGAATCTGGAAGACTATGTGATCATGGGTGAATTGTCGCTCGATGGTAATCTGCGGCCCATCAAAGGAGTACTCCCCATTGCCATCGAGGCTCGCAGACAGGGCAAGAAGGGTTTTATCCTACCGACCGAAAACGCTCCTGAGGCCGCTATCGTTAACAAACTGGATGTGATCGGTGTCCAGACGATGCAGGAGGCCGTGGAGTTTTTCGAGGGCAAGCGCGACATTGAACCGCTGGTGGTAGATACCCGCGATATTTTTATGAATACCGTCAACGACTACGAGGCCGATTTCTCGCACGTGCAAGGACAGGAAAACATCAAGCGGGCATTGGAAATTACGGCCGCCGGGGGACATAATGCCATTATGATCGGTCCGCCCGGCGCGGGTAAAACCATGCTGGCCAAGCGGCTTCCGTCCATTCTGCCGCCGCTGTCGCTGCAAGAGGCGCTGGAAACGACAAAAATCCATTCGGTAGCCGGAAAACTGGGCGCACGCTCTACCCTGATTTCCCGCCGCCCTTTCCGTGCCCCGCACCACTCCATCAGCGACGCGGCGCTCGTCGGGGGCGGCAGTTTTCCGCAGCCGGGCGAAATCTCCCTGGCGCACAACGGGGTACTTTTTCTGGACGAGCTGCCCGAGTTCAAGCGCACCGTGCTGGAAGTGATGCGGCAGCCGCTGGAAGAGCGTAAGGTCAGTATTTCGCGAGCCAAGATGGCCGTAGAATTCCCGTCTAATTTCATGCTGATCGCCAGTATGAATCCCTGTCCGTGTGGCTACTACAATCATCCCGAAAAAGAGTGCGTCTGCGGACCGGGCGTGGTACAGAAATACCTCAACAAAATCAGCGGCCCGCTGCTCGACCGCATCGACCTGCACGTGGAAGTGACGCCCGTTTCGTTCGATCAGATTTCTTCCAATCGCAAATCCGAGAGCAGCGACGCCATCCGGGAGCGCGTCATCAAAGCCCGCGAACGACAGACGGAACGGTTCAAGGACCGCAATGAAATCTATTCCAATGCCATGATGCCTCCCGAAATGGTCAAGGAAATTTGTGAGATTGGCGATGCGGGTCGTGCCTTGCTGCGTACGGCGATGGATCGACTGGGCTTGTCGGCCCGTGCCTACGACCGCATCCTGAAAGTATCCCGCACCATTGCCGACCTGGCCGACAGCGACGACATCAGAATCGAGCACCTGGCCGAGGCGATCCAGTACCGCAGCCTCGACCGCGAAAACTGGGCCGGCTGA
- a CDS encoding methyltransferase, translating into MQLRIFPENLLEWVALKLNLVPIPLLHAQVFPVISRAVLEAVDAGVFEAIAEGYDTAELVAEKCGLNARPTGQLLGVLASVKYLRYRQGKYTLTRLTHKWILPGSPNTVRDLAIYNNRVVWPWLEKMGGYLRTGKGLQYHDTFQSEEWELYQRAMWGGAVAEAQEFARKVPLPRNATQMLDIGGSHGLHSVETCRRYPHLYSMILDLPGAVEKAAPLLAKQNMGDHVVHQVGNILNDSLPEGTYDLVLMSSVAHHFTEEQNKLVAQKVAKALRPGGVFIINEFIRPDPAAAPELVGSSTDLFFGLTSTSGNWSMAEINAWQRAVGLTPLQPIAYRAIPGRFQVGARKE; encoded by the coding sequence ATGCAACTCCGTATTTTCCCCGAAAACCTACTGGAATGGGTCGCGCTAAAACTAAACCTGGTACCCATTCCTCTACTGCATGCCCAGGTGTTCCCGGTAATTAGCCGGGCGGTGCTGGAAGCGGTGGATGCGGGTGTTTTTGAAGCCATTGCGGAAGGGTACGATACGGCCGAGTTGGTGGCGGAAAAATGCGGACTCAATGCACGACCTACCGGCCAGTTGTTGGGGGTACTTGCCTCCGTTAAGTACCTGCGCTATAGGCAAGGCAAATACACGCTCACCCGGCTTACCCACAAATGGATTTTACCCGGCAGCCCCAATACGGTGCGCGATCTGGCCATTTACAACAACCGCGTCGTGTGGCCGTGGTTGGAAAAGATGGGAGGGTACCTCAGGACTGGGAAAGGGTTACAGTACCACGACACCTTTCAGTCCGAAGAGTGGGAACTCTACCAGCGGGCCATGTGGGGCGGCGCTGTGGCCGAAGCCCAGGAGTTTGCCCGTAAGGTACCCCTGCCCAGAAATGCTACCCAGATGTTGGACATTGGCGGCTCGCATGGGCTGCATTCGGTGGAAACATGCCGAAGGTACCCCCACCTTTATTCTATGATTCTGGATTTGCCGGGGGCGGTGGAAAAAGCTGCTCCGCTGCTGGCCAAGCAAAACATGGGCGACCACGTGGTTCATCAGGTAGGTAACATCCTGAACGATTCATTGCCGGAGGGTACCTATGACCTGGTTCTGATGTCGAGTGTAGCGCACCATTTTACTGAAGAACAGAACAAGCTCGTGGCCCAAAAAGTAGCAAAAGCACTCCGGCCCGGCGGGGTATTCATCATCAACGAATTCATTCGCCCTGACCCGGCGGCAGCTCCCGAACTGGTAGGCAGCAGCACCGACCTATTCTTTGGCCTGACAAGTACCTCGGGCAACTGGTCGATGGCCGAGATCAACGCCTGGCAACGGGCGGTGGGGCTGACACCCCTACAGCCCATTGCCTACCGTGCCATTCCGGGGCGGTTTCAAGTGGGGGCGCGGAAGGAGTAA
- a CDS encoding helix-turn-helix domain-containing protein — MKNEIFSPPRHLQSFIKRYIRHQVSHEERCLIFPAGRLCLPDLTTGMAIHLAHKRHWRIRPDGAVMDQPLFNARGYYKEPIVYNTDTGVDILAIEFTPLGMSAAFGEACEELNNYTVDAGQFFPSEIARLEDVLLSEAETAVKVSSLNHFFTELIRPKAEVRRAANLLGAVENYRGLLSVRDLARELCMCERTLNRFFHEYVGLSPKLYLRLSRYRRALEQIKSQEDKSWSEISYQHQYYDQAHFINEIKKFTGKTPSEIRNAPGLLL, encoded by the coding sequence ATGAAGAATGAAATCTTTTCTCCTCCCCGGCACTTACAGTCTTTTATCAAAAGGTACATCCGGCATCAGGTCAGCCATGAAGAAAGGTGCCTGATTTTCCCCGCCGGGCGCCTCTGCCTGCCTGATCTCACAACAGGCATGGCCATTCACCTTGCCCACAAAAGGCATTGGCGCATCAGGCCCGATGGTGCCGTGATGGATCAGCCCCTGTTCAATGCCAGAGGGTACTACAAAGAACCTATCGTGTACAATACCGATACCGGCGTGGACATCCTGGCTATCGAATTCACTCCCCTCGGCATGAGCGCGGCCTTCGGAGAGGCGTGTGAAGAGCTGAATAACTATACGGTGGATGCGGGACAGTTCTTTCCGTCGGAAATCGCCCGCCTGGAAGACGTACTTCTATCGGAAGCCGAAACGGCCGTGAAAGTCAGCAGCCTGAACCATTTTTTTACGGAACTGATCCGGCCCAAAGCCGAAGTCCGGCGTGCCGCCAATCTTCTCGGTGCCGTAGAAAATTACAGGGGTTTATTATCGGTGCGTGACTTGGCCCGGGAGTTGTGTATGTGCGAGAGAACCCTCAATCGCTTTTTCCACGAATACGTAGGATTGAGCCCCAAACTGTATCTGAGGCTATCCAGGTACCGGCGGGCGCTAGAACAGATTAAGTCTCAGGAAGACAAAAGCTGGTCAGAAATCAGCTACCAGCATCAATACTACGATCAGGCTCATTTTATCAATGAGATTAAAAAATTTACCGGAAAAACACCTTCCGAGATCCGGAATGCTCCAGGTTTGCTGCTGTAA
- a CDS encoding enoyl-ACP reductase FabI: MAYGLLKGKKGIISGALDENSIAWKVALKAKEEGATFTLTNAPIAMRMGAINQLAEQCDAKVIPADATVVEDLEKLYTESMDVLGGKVDFVLHSIGMSPNVRKGREYNNLNYDWYMKSVDVSAMSLHKFLQSAEKLDAINEWGSVVALSYIAAQRAFPFYNDMADAKAILESIARSYGYRYAKSKKVRVNTISQSPTPTTAGTGIGGFDSFFEFAEKMSPLGNATADDCANYVITLFSDLTRMVTMQNLYHDGGYSTTGISEELMAMIQGKQQ, encoded by the coding sequence ATGGCTTACGGCTTACTTAAAGGAAAAAAAGGAATTATATCCGGGGCATTGGACGAAAACTCCATTGCCTGGAAAGTGGCTTTGAAAGCGAAGGAAGAAGGCGCTACCTTCACCCTTACGAATGCTCCCATCGCTATGCGCATGGGCGCTATCAACCAACTGGCCGAACAGTGCGATGCTAAGGTGATTCCGGCCGACGCCACCGTGGTGGAGGATCTGGAAAAACTGTACACCGAATCGATGGATGTGTTGGGTGGCAAAGTGGATTTTGTGCTGCACTCCATCGGGATGAGCCCCAACGTGCGGAAGGGGCGCGAGTACAACAACCTTAACTACGACTGGTACATGAAGAGCGTGGACGTGTCGGCGATGTCACTCCATAAGTTCCTGCAATCGGCCGAAAAGCTGGATGCCATCAACGAATGGGGATCGGTCGTGGCGCTGTCGTACATTGCGGCTCAGCGGGCGTTTCCATTTTATAACGACATGGCCGATGCCAAGGCTATTCTGGAAAGCATCGCCCGTAGCTACGGCTACCGTTACGCCAAATCCAAGAAGGTACGGGTCAACACCATTTCGCAGTCACCTACCCCTACTACCGCGGGCACGGGCATTGGGGGCTTTGACTCCTTCTTTGAATTTGCCGAAAAGATGAGTCCGCTCGGAAACGCCACCGCCGACGACTGCGCCAACTACGTGATTACGCTGTTCTCCGACCTGACCCGCATGGTCACGATGCAGAACCTCTATCACGACGGGGGCTACTCGACCACCGGAATTTCCGAAGAACTGATGGCGATGATTCAGGGAAAACAGCAGTAG
- a CDS encoding cupin domain-containing protein — MKSTLREAQALLTAQNRFAEVLRHGSMSVEWYAPIGHDPQQPHEQDELYVVVSGSGSFLNGEVTQPFGPGDVLFVPAGVEHRFLDFTPDFGTWVIFYGPQGGEKGQE, encoded by the coding sequence ATGAAAAGTACCCTCCGTGAAGCTCAGGCTCTGCTCACTGCCCAAAATCGATTTGCGGAGGTACTCCGGCACGGCAGTATGTCGGTCGAATGGTACGCGCCCATCGGCCACGATCCGCAGCAGCCGCACGAGCAGGATGAACTATATGTCGTGGTCAGTGGCTCTGGTTCATTCCTGAATGGAGAAGTGACGCAGCCCTTCGGCCCGGGCGATGTACTGTTTGTTCCGGCGGGGGTAGAACACCGCTTTCTGGATTTCACTCCTGACTTCGGAACGTGGGTTATTTTCTATGGTCCCCAGGGTGGAGAGAAAGGACAGGAGTAG